In [Clostridium] cellulosi, one genomic interval encodes:
- a CDS encoding hypothetical protein (Family membership) produces the protein MERKLLNEAVKPLKLKIHSQKKQSDITGRRINKTSVLRLFRDCFLAGIIAYILFGQVFGIAFEKGEPGAEAGNIIIFNRLNKRPKVNDTAIIAAFSGKRYLAGRVIAESGDKIDINNKADALVVSGNRSKKSYKIENTADGRGTIDYPTTVPVESIFILGDEGGKALDSRRIGVVNLRRVAGTALFIFKMP, from the coding sequence ATGGAACGAAAGTTGCTAAATGAAGCCGTTAAACCTCTTAAATTAAAAATACATAGTCAAAAAAAACAAAGTGATATTACAGGCCGCAGGATTAACAAAACGAGCGTCCTGCGGCTTTTTAGAGACTGTTTTTTGGCCGGGATTATCGCTTACATATTATTCGGTCAGGTTTTTGGCATTGCGTTTGAAAAAGGAGAACCCGGCGCCGAAGCAGGAAACATTATTATTTTCAACCGCCTAAACAAAAGACCCAAGGTTAACGATACCGCAATAATTGCTGCCTTTAGCGGCAAAAGATATCTTGCCGGGCGCGTCATAGCGGAAAGCGGCGACAAGATAGACATAAATAACAAAGCAGATGCGCTTGTTGTAAGCGGCAATCGCAGCAAAAAGTCATATAAGATTGAAAACACTGCAGACGGGCGGGGTACGATTGATTATCCGACGACGGTACCGGTTGAATCAATTTTTATACTCGGCGATGAAGGTGGGAAAGCATTAGATTCTCGCCGGATTGGCGTTGTTAACCTCAGGCGTGTAGCAGGTACCGCTTTGTTTATATTCAAAATGCCATGA
- a CDS encoding putative membrane protein (Hypothetical protein) yields MKVKKRLFYFCLFSLLTCVEILIALFVHDNFIRPYVGDIIIVMVIYCFIRIFEPKRIKLLPLFIFIFAFAVEVLQLFHIASLIGIKNRVLKIIIGSNFDTADILCYLIGCALLAVWEYTVNQKQHFGNKKAR; encoded by the coding sequence TTGAAGGTTAAGAAACGGCTGTTTTATTTTTGCTTATTTTCCCTTCTGACTTGTGTAGAGATCTTAATTGCCCTATTTGTCCACGATAACTTCATAAGGCCCTATGTCGGCGATATCATCATCGTTATGGTGATATATTGCTTTATAAGAATCTTTGAACCGAAAAGAATAAAATTACTGCCGCTGTTTATATTTATTTTTGCTTTCGCCGTTGAGGTTTTACAGCTCTTTCATATTGCAAGTTTGATAGGCATTAAGAACAGAGTTTTGAAAATTATAATCGGCTCTAACTTTGACACAGCCGACATACTTTGTTATTTAATCGGTTGTGCTTTGCTTGCCGTTTGGGAATACACAGTAAATCAAAAACAACATTTCGGTAATAAAAAGGCCCGCTAA
- a CDS encoding N-acetylglucosamine-6-phosphate deacetylase (High confidence in function and specificity): MILIKNVRYFDGEIVGQSSIAVSGSKIAKIFSGTDCDSSDYEEIIDGQGRLLVPGYIDIHLHGCGGCDVMDGTPESIKKIAAVLAENGTTSFLPTTVTMSAPVTQKAIENIRACMKENSGANILGIHLEGPFINKERKGAQNEKYILEPSIENFDAFVKGDYRGIKRVTLAPEVGKGVELIKYLAQKGICVSAGHTCCPADIFNKSIDKGLKLCTHLFNGMNPLHHRDPGVVGSALLNDNVYVEFISDLVHIDKDILKLIVKVKGPDKCILISDSLSAACLGDGNFTLGGQKVIVKNGVARIENGSLAGSIITIKDAVKNMVQKVGVDLCSVLKMAIVNPARIAGVSSFKGYIKEGYDADLNLLNDNLDVVMTMVQGKKIKTC, from the coding sequence ATGATTCTTATTAAGAATGTAAGATATTTTGATGGTGAGATTGTTGGACAATCGAGCATTGCTGTATCGGGTTCAAAGATAGCGAAAATATTTTCAGGAACGGATTGCGATTCATCGGATTATGAGGAGATAATAGACGGGCAAGGAAGACTTCTTGTTCCCGGCTACATAGACATCCATTTGCATGGCTGTGGCGGATGTGACGTCATGGACGGGACGCCGGAATCAATTAAAAAGATTGCGGCTGTCCTTGCAGAAAACGGCACGACTTCGTTTTTGCCGACCACGGTTACAATGTCAGCTCCGGTTACCCAAAAGGCAATTGAAAACATCAGAGCCTGTATGAAAGAAAACAGCGGCGCAAATATTCTCGGTATTCACCTTGAAGGCCCTTTTATCAACAAAGAGAGAAAAGGGGCGCAAAATGAAAAATATATTTTAGAGCCTTCAATCGAGAATTTCGATGCTTTCGTAAAAGGCGATTATCGCGGCATAAAACGGGTGACGCTTGCCCCAGAGGTCGGAAAAGGTGTTGAGCTTATAAAGTACCTTGCGCAGAAGGGCATATGTGTATCGGCGGGCCATACATGTTGTCCGGCTGATATTTTTAACAAGAGTATAGATAAAGGGCTAAAGTTATGTACCCATCTGTTTAACGGCATGAACCCGCTTCATCACAGGGATCCGGGAGTTGTAGGAAGCGCATTGCTGAATGACAATGTGTATGTTGAATTTATATCTGACTTAGTGCATATCGATAAGGATATATTAAAGCTTATTGTAAAAGTAAAGGGTCCGGACAAATGTATTCTTATCTCTGATTCTTTATCTGCCGCATGCCTTGGGGACGGTAATTTTACTCTTGGCGGGCAGAAAGTGATCGTAAAAAATGGTGTTGCGAGAATCGAGAACGGCTCGCTTGCCGGCAGTATCATTACCATTAAGGACGCAGTCAAGAATATGGTTCAAAAAGTTGGCGTTGATCTCTGTTCAGTTTTAAAAATGGCGATAGTCAATCCCGCAAGAATAGCCGGTGTGAGTTCCTTTAAGGGCTACATTAAAGAGGGATATGACGCTGACCTTAATCTACTGAATGATAACCTTGATGTTGTCATGACAATGGTACAGGGAAAGAAGATAAAAACGTGCTGA
- a CDS encoding ferredoxin (High confidence in function and specificity), whose translation MKYQITVSNGDFKKTVMAKRGETLLNVLQENNLIGDFPCAGNGTCGKCRVRVISGVAEVTDEDRTHLSRREIEEGYRISCRLKITSPMEVSVSNVPQDYLILTQGKKQKIKIASPVKKCHIVLKKDDFNDGRSDLKRVSDSMGINRITANPAVLRDLNKKIKLSGCDFTVTTYNNTLIDVESGDTTSSKFGIAVDIGTTTVVSFLIDLSSGKIIDKEAETNSQRRYGADVISRIDFTDKNSDGTQILSNLIKNQINGMVDSMCTRSGVKRHNIYEMTVTGNTIMLHFFLGLPTKNIAVAPFTPIITEAVKFRAEEVGIKINGIVSVMPGIASYVGGDITAGILACGMMESNKYSLLIDLGTNGEIALGSSQGVTSCAVAAGPAFEGGNIKCGVGGVKGAIYSVDLDKPDICKTIGDEQACGICGSGVIDAVSELLKHDIIDYTGRFADKEAISNVDLRDRLIEDNYGRQFILAEKSQQGHPIVITQKDIREVQLAKAAVAAGIQVLLKESDVSCEDIEKVYVAGGFGSYMNIESALNIGLIPSELKDKISFVGNTAGMGAVLYLLSKRYREKAETITRRAAYIELSNKPEFQNFYIENMTFE comes from the coding sequence ATGAAATATCAGATTACAGTCAGCAACGGTGATTTTAAGAAAACCGTTATGGCAAAACGCGGCGAAACACTGCTGAATGTACTACAAGAAAACAACCTAATAGGCGATTTTCCCTGTGCCGGGAATGGCACCTGCGGGAAATGCAGGGTCAGGGTAATTTCCGGCGTTGCAGAGGTTACTGATGAGGACAGAACACACTTATCCCGTAGGGAAATTGAAGAAGGTTATAGGATTTCATGCCGATTAAAAATCACTTCGCCAATGGAAGTATCCGTATCAAATGTGCCCCAGGATTATTTAATTTTAACGCAGGGGAAAAAGCAAAAAATCAAGATAGCTTCTCCTGTTAAAAAGTGCCATATCGTATTGAAGAAAGATGATTTTAATGATGGAAGGTCAGACTTAAAACGCGTCTCGGACTCAATGGGCATCAATAGAATAACAGCGAATCCTGCTGTTCTTAGGGATTTGAATAAGAAAATAAAACTTTCCGGATGTGATTTTACTGTTACGACGTATAATAACACGCTTATTGATGTTGAGAGCGGTGATACGACTTCCAGTAAATTCGGAATTGCGGTTGATATCGGAACAACAACTGTTGTAAGTTTCCTTATAGATTTATCATCGGGCAAAATCATTGATAAAGAAGCGGAAACCAACAGCCAGCGGCGCTACGGTGCAGATGTAATCTCACGCATTGATTTTACTGATAAAAATTCGGACGGCACGCAGATACTTTCGAACTTGATTAAAAATCAAATAAACGGTATGGTCGACAGCATGTGCACCAGAAGCGGCGTAAAAAGGCATAATATATATGAAATGACTGTGACGGGGAACACAATAATGCTTCACTTCTTTTTAGGATTGCCCACAAAAAACATAGCCGTCGCGCCATTTACGCCAATAATCACTGAAGCCGTTAAATTTCGCGCGGAAGAGGTAGGCATAAAAATAAACGGCATAGTCAGCGTAATGCCTGGAATCGCAAGCTATGTCGGGGGCGACATCACTGCCGGGATACTTGCCTGCGGAATGATGGAATCAAATAAATATTCGCTTTTGATAGACCTTGGTACAAACGGCGAAATAGCACTTGGAAGTTCACAGGGAGTAACCTCTTGCGCTGTTGCCGCGGGGCCTGCTTTCGAGGGTGGGAATATAAAATGCGGGGTAGGCGGTGTAAAAGGCGCTATTTACAGCGTTGACCTTGATAAACCTGATATCTGCAAAACCATAGGTGACGAACAAGCCTGCGGCATATGCGGCTCAGGCGTTATTGATGCGGTTTCGGAACTGCTAAAACACGATATAATAGACTATACTGGCCGTTTTGCGGATAAGGAAGCGATAAGCAATGTTGACCTGCGCGACAGACTTATTGAAGACAACTACGGGAGACAGTTTATATTGGCTGAGAAATCGCAGCAGGGTCATCCTATTGTAATTACTCAAAAAGATATAAGGGAAGTACAGCTTGCAAAAGCAGCTGTGGCAGCAGGCATACAAGTATTATTAAAAGAAAGTGATGTTTCTTGCGAAGACATAGAAAAAGTATATGTCGCCGGAGGATTTGGCAGCTATATGAATATAGAAAGCGCCCTCAATATAGGGCTTATCCCGTCGGAGTTAAAGGATAAGATTAGTTTTGTGGGCAATACGGCCGGAATGGGCGCGGTACTCTACCTGCTTTCAAAAAGATATCGTGAAAAGGCGGAGACAATAACACGCCGCGCGGCATATATCGAACTGTCAAACAAACCGGAGTTCCAGAACTTTTATATTGAAAATATGACTTTTGAATGA
- the guaA gene encoding GMP synthase (High confidence in function and specificity), which produces MDHQFVLILDFGGQYNQLIARRVRECGVYCEVHPYDTPMEKIKKMNPVGIIFTGGPNSVYDEGSPACSEEIFKLGVPILGICYGNQLMAKMLGGNVVAAEKREYGRTETEFDNSCVLFEGLDKVSITWMSHSDYIKDLPEGFTVSAWSKGCPVAAIQNPDKKFYGVQFHPEVNHTQNGKKMLHNFLYKVCGCTGDWSMGNYAKTTIEDLRKRIGNGKVLLALSGGVDSSVTAALLSKAVGKNLTCIFVDHGLMRKNEGDEIEAVFGNRGINFIRVNAEKRFLDKLSGVTEPERKRKIIGEEFIRVFEEEASKIGEVDFLAQGTIYPDVIESGTGKAAVIKSHHNVGGLPDNVRFKEIIEPLRLLFKDEVRALGTELGLPDNLVWRQPFPGPGLAIRIIGDVTKEKLEILRDADAIFREEIANAGLMRDINQYFAVLTDMRSVGVMGDGRTYDYTLALRGVVTTDFMTADWARIPYDLLAKVSDRIVNEVRHINRVVYDITSKPPATIEWE; this is translated from the coding sequence ATGGATCATCAATTTGTACTCATTCTCGATTTTGGTGGGCAATATAATCAGCTAATCGCTCGCAGAGTCCGCGAATGTGGAGTCTACTGTGAAGTTCACCCATATGATACGCCCATGGAAAAAATAAAGAAAATGAACCCGGTAGGGATTATATTTACCGGAGGGCCAAACAGCGTTTATGACGAGGGCTCGCCGGCTTGCTCAGAAGAGATATTCAAACTCGGCGTTCCGATACTCGGTATCTGCTATGGCAATCAGCTTATGGCGAAGATGCTGGGCGGTAATGTAGTTGCCGCGGAAAAGCGCGAGTATGGGCGTACTGAAACGGAATTTGACAATTCTTGCGTGCTGTTCGAGGGCCTTGACAAAGTTTCAATCACATGGATGAGCCATTCCGATTATATTAAAGATTTGCCGGAAGGCTTTACAGTGTCAGCGTGGTCAAAAGGTTGCCCGGTTGCTGCAATTCAGAATCCGGATAAAAAGTTTTACGGCGTTCAGTTTCACCCCGAAGTTAATCACACACAAAACGGCAAAAAGATGCTGCATAACTTTTTATATAAAGTTTGCGGCTGCACCGGTGACTGGTCGATGGGCAACTATGCTAAGACGACCATTGAAGACCTCAGAAAGCGTATCGGCAATGGGAAGGTATTGCTTGCTCTCTCCGGCGGCGTTGATTCATCAGTTACGGCGGCACTGCTTTCAAAGGCAGTAGGCAAAAACCTCACCTGTATCTTTGTCGACCACGGCCTTATGCGCAAAAACGAAGGCGATGAAATAGAAGCGGTATTCGGAAACCGCGGCATTAATTTTATCAGGGTCAATGCGGAAAAGCGTTTCCTCGATAAGTTAAGCGGCGTAACGGAGCCGGAGCGTAAACGCAAAATCATCGGCGAAGAGTTTATCAGGGTCTTTGAGGAAGAGGCTTCAAAAATCGGCGAAGTCGATTTCCTTGCACAAGGAACTATTTATCCTGATGTCATTGAATCAGGAACAGGCAAGGCGGCTGTAATAAAAAGCCACCACAATGTCGGGGGACTGCCGGACAATGTCCGCTTTAAAGAGATAATCGAACCGTTAAGGCTTTTGTTTAAGGATGAGGTCCGCGCGCTTGGAACAGAGCTGGGGCTGCCCGATAATCTTGTATGGCGTCAGCCTTTCCCGGGACCCGGTCTGGCAATTCGCATAATAGGCGATGTTACCAAGGAAAAACTTGAGATTTTGCGTGATGCGGACGCTATATTCAGAGAAGAGATTGCAAATGCTGGCTTGATGCGCGACATTAATCAGTATTTCGCGGTTCTCACCGATATGCGTTCGGTCGGCGTTATGGGTGACGGCAGAACCTACGATTATACATTGGCGCTTCGCGGCGTTGTGACTACAGACTTTATGACGGCTGACTGGGCGAGAATTCCATATGATTTGCTCGCAAAAGTATCAGATAGGATAGTCAATGAGGTTCGCCACATCAACCGTGTCGTCTACGACATAACCTCCAAGCCCCCGGCAACAATTGAGTGGGAATAA
- a CDS encoding cell cycle protein (High confidence in function and specificity) — translation MNKVFGAIARYFKQTDRTLFLFSIVAALYGLVLVYSATLYYNKGGLLNRTIIVQTVAIVIGLALMILISKIDYHTLGNYWKIIAVLSILLLLYTFFRGKGRAGSEDRSWINVFGITIQPAEIVKVLFILTFSKHYDLVKDDIASPKNVLLLGIHAAVPIVLILLTKDMGMMLVYVCIFLFMIFSTPIKLRYFAGGAIALLIATPFIWNKVFGNTQRNRILALFDPTNPKYAKQIFQQNQGISALASGEIWGYGLFKGPKTQSLYSSTLPERQNDMIFTVAGEELGFIGCVAIILVLSIILIRIIVDAALSKDEMGTMICVGAFAAFAIQIMINIGMCLRVLPVVGLALPFFSSGGTTTVSSFMTVGIVLSVFIHRKNLLFADSNDE, via the coding sequence ATGAATAAAGTATTTGGTGCGATCGCGAGATATTTCAAGCAGACCGACCGTACACTTTTCTTATTTTCTATTGTCGCGGCCCTTTATGGCCTTGTGCTTGTCTACAGCGCGACGCTTTATTATAATAAAGGAGGTTTGCTGAACCGCACGATTATAGTACAGACAGTAGCCATCGTAATTGGTTTAGCGCTGATGATACTTATCTCAAAGATTGACTATCACACGCTGGGCAATTATTGGAAAATTATTGCCGTGTTGAGTATACTTTTACTTCTGTATACGTTTTTCCGCGGTAAGGGGCGAGCCGGATCGGAAGACAGGTCATGGATCAATGTCTTTGGAATTACCATTCAGCCTGCTGAAATCGTAAAAGTCCTTTTTATTTTAACATTTTCAAAGCATTATGATTTGGTAAAAGATGATATAGCCTCACCTAAGAATGTTTTGCTGCTTGGAATTCATGCAGCAGTGCCAATCGTTCTAATACTTTTGACAAAAGACATGGGAATGATGCTTGTCTATGTATGCATCTTTCTATTCATGATTTTTTCTACTCCAATTAAATTGCGTTATTTTGCAGGCGGTGCTATTGCGCTGCTTATAGCCACCCCGTTTATATGGAATAAGGTTTTTGGAAATACCCAGAGGAATAGAATACTTGCGCTGTTCGACCCAACAAATCCCAAATATGCAAAACAGATATTCCAGCAGAATCAAGGCATTTCAGCACTTGCCTCCGGGGAAATCTGGGGGTATGGCTTATTCAAAGGCCCCAAAACCCAATCCCTATATTCTTCCACACTTCCAGAAAGACAAAACGATATGATTTTTACTGTTGCGGGAGAGGAACTTGGATTTATAGGTTGCGTTGCTATTATTTTAGTGCTGTCGATAATACTTATCAGGATTATAGTAGACGCCGCGTTATCCAAGGATGAAATGGGCACTATGATTTGTGTTGGCGCATTTGCAGCGTTTGCAATTCAGATAATGATTAATATAGGAATGTGCCTGCGCGTACTTCCTGTTGTTGGACTTGCATTGCCGTTTTTCAGCTCAGGCGGTACAACAACAGTTTCATCGTTTATGACGGTAGGCATTGTATTGTCTGTTTTCATTCATCGTAAGAACTTGCTTTTCGCCGATTCAAACGATGAATAG
- the fhs gene encoding Formate-tetrahydrofolate ligase (High confidence in function and specificity), producing the protein MLSDIDIAHAAKIKPIKEIASALGITEDEIEYYGKYKAKLSQSLFDRLADKPSGKLILVTAVNPTPAGEGKTTTTIGLGDALKKLGKNVVIALREPSLGPVFGIKGGAAGGGYAQVMPMEDINLHFTGDMHALTAANNLLCAMIDNHIHQGNALGIDPRRVLVKRAMDMNDRALRNIVVGLGGKVNGFPREDGFNITVASEVMAILCLASDIKDLKKRLGSMLIAYRYDGSPVYCRDLKADGAMAVLLKDAINPNLVQTLEGTPALMHGGPFANIAHGCNSIRATKLSLKLGDYCVTEAGFGSDLGAEKFFDIKCRVAGLKPSAVVIVATIRALKYNGGVSKENLSEENIAALEKGSVNLRAHIANMRKYGLPVVVAINRFGSDTQREIDTVKRICSEEKAEFAVSEVFAKGSEGGLELAQKVLEAAEKPSDFKPLYPLDLSIKEKVDVIAKEIYGADGVDYSDKAKKSIAEIEALGGGKLPVCIAKTQYSLSDNPKLLGRPTGFRLTVRDVSLSAGAGFTVVYTGDIMTMPGLPKKPAAENIDIDENGVISGLF; encoded by the coding sequence TTGTTAAGTGACATTGACATCGCCCATGCGGCAAAGATTAAACCTATTAAAGAAATAGCGTCTGCGCTCGGTATTACTGAGGATGAAATTGAATACTACGGCAAATATAAGGCCAAGCTTTCCCAATCCCTATTCGACAGGCTTGCGGACAAGCCGTCAGGAAAGCTGATCCTTGTCACTGCCGTTAATCCGACCCCCGCGGGCGAAGGTAAAACTACCACTACAATCGGGCTCGGCGACGCTCTTAAAAAGTTGGGCAAGAATGTTGTAATTGCCCTGCGTGAGCCGTCACTCGGCCCTGTTTTCGGCATTAAAGGCGGAGCGGCCGGCGGCGGGTATGCGCAGGTAATGCCGATGGAAGATATAAATTTGCATTTTACCGGCGATATGCACGCCCTGACTGCCGCGAACAACCTTTTATGTGCTATGATCGATAACCATATCCATCAGGGCAACGCCCTCGGGATAGATCCAAGAAGAGTGCTCGTAAAACGTGCTATGGATATGAACGACAGAGCGCTGAGAAACATTGTCGTCGGCCTCGGCGGAAAGGTTAACGGGTTCCCCAGAGAAGACGGTTTTAATATTACGGTGGCAAGCGAGGTTATGGCTATCCTCTGCCTTGCCTCTGATATTAAGGATTTGAAAAAGCGCCTTGGCAGCATGCTAATCGCCTACCGTTACGACGGAAGTCCAGTATATTGCCGCGACCTCAAGGCCGACGGCGCCATGGCAGTGCTTTTAAAAGACGCTATCAACCCAAACCTCGTCCAGACGCTTGAAGGCACTCCGGCCCTTATGCATGGCGGCCCGTTTGCCAATATAGCCCACGGCTGCAACAGTATCAGGGCGACCAAGCTTTCATTAAAATTGGGCGACTACTGTGTTACGGAGGCAGGTTTCGGTTCCGACCTCGGCGCCGAAAAGTTCTTTGATATAAAATGCCGCGTAGCAGGGCTTAAGCCATCTGCCGTCGTTATTGTCGCAACTATACGCGCGCTGAAATATAACGGAGGCGTTTCAAAAGAAAATCTCTCCGAAGAAAATATAGCTGCCCTTGAAAAAGGCAGTGTAAATCTCCGCGCACATATAGCGAACATGCGCAAATATGGGCTTCCGGTAGTCGTTGCAATTAACCGGTTTGGCTCGGATACGCAGCGCGAAATTGATACGGTCAAGCGAATCTGCTCAGAAGAAAAGGCCGAATTTGCTGTTTCCGAGGTTTTTGCAAAAGGCTCGGAAGGCGGACTTGAATTGGCACAAAAGGTTCTTGAAGCAGCAGAAAAGCCATCTGATTTCAAGCCATTATACCCTCTTGACCTTTCTATTAAAGAAAAAGTGGATGTCATTGCAAAGGAAATCTACGGCGCTGACGGTGTCGATTATTCAGATAAGGCCAAAAAGTCAATCGCTGAAATTGAGGCGCTGGGCGGAGGTAAACTCCCTGTCTGCATTGCAAAAACACAGTACTCGCTTTCGGATAATCCAAAGCTGCTGGGCAGGCCGACCGGTTTCAGGCTTACCGTCCGTGATGTCAGCCTTTCGGCTGGTGCCGGTTTCACTGTAGTTTATACCGGAGACATAATGACCATGCCGGGGCTGCCGAAAAAGCCTGCGGCTGAAAACATTGATATCGATGAGAACGGTGTAATTTCTGGGCTTTTCTAA
- a CDS encoding hypothetical protein (High confidence in function and specificity), which yields MQRIITHSVEETEKAGQEFAKSLKPNDVIAFFGGLGMGKTAFIRGIARGLGITDPVSSPTFAIVHEYRGKIPLYHFDMYRITSWDDLESTGFYDYLESGGICAIEWSENIEEALPDNTIYIEITRDAQGNDDNTRVITITTENE from the coding sequence TTGCAGCGGATAATTACGCACAGTGTGGAAGAAACCGAAAAGGCAGGGCAGGAATTCGCCAAGTCCCTTAAACCCAATGATGTGATTGCTTTCTTCGGGGGGCTCGGCATGGGCAAAACCGCCTTTATCAGGGGCATTGCCCGCGGCCTTGGCATCACAGATCCTGTTTCCAGCCCAACATTTGCTATTGTCCACGAATACCGCGGCAAAATTCCACTCTATCATTTTGATATGTACCGTATAACATCGTGGGATGACCTCGAGTCTACCGGATTTTATGACTATCTCGAATCCGGAGGCATTTGCGCTATTGAGTGGAGCGAAAATATAGAGGAAGCTTTGCCGGACAACACTATTTATATTGAAATAACCAGGGACGCGCAGGGAAACGACGACAATACGCGCGTTATCACAATAACAACTGAAAATGAATAA
- a CDS encoding peptidase M22 glycoprotease (High confidence in function and specificity), which yields MKILAVDTTAAAASVALCEDGFLCGEYYVNIKQTHSQTIMPMAVSLLKSCGVEIKDIGLIAVSAGPGSFTGVRIGVAAAKGLALPFNIPCASVSSLEALATNLIGTNAVICSVMDARRNQFYNAIFENVGDKLNRLTPDRAIAFTELEKEISDIVLSGKRLILVGDGAKICYNNLNGRTNAEIAPFNLRFAHASSVAAVGAKLYNAGKTISAEELIPFYLRLPQAERELKRRKGFDV from the coding sequence ATGAAAATACTCGCGGTGGACACAACGGCGGCAGCCGCATCGGTTGCGCTTTGTGAAGACGGATTCCTCTGCGGCGAATATTATGTTAATATAAAGCAGACTCACAGCCAAACCATAATGCCCATGGCGGTAAGCCTTTTAAAGAGCTGCGGGGTTGAAATTAAAGATATTGGGCTTATTGCAGTGTCTGCCGGCCCCGGCTCGTTTACCGGTGTAAGAATTGGGGTTGCCGCGGCAAAAGGGTTGGCTTTGCCATTCAATATCCCCTGCGCCTCCGTTTCCTCGCTTGAGGCGCTGGCTACAAATCTTATCGGTACTAACGCCGTTATATGCTCCGTTATGGACGCAAGACGCAATCAATTCTACAACGCAATTTTTGAAAATGTCGGAGACAAACTGAACAGGCTGACTCCGGACCGCGCAATCGCTTTTACAGAGCTCGAAAAAGAAATTTCGGATATTGTTTTGTCCGGAAAAAGGCTGATACTTGTTGGAGACGGCGCAAAAATATGCTATAATAATTTAAATGGAAGAACTAATGCTGAAATCGCACCCTTTAATCTCAGGTTCGCGCATGCTTCAAGCGTAGCGGCTGTTGGAGCCAAGCTCTATAATGCCGGTAAAACTATAAGCGCTGAAGAACTGATTCCGTTCTATTTAAGGCTCCCTCAGGCGGAACGTGAGCTTAAACGGCGCAAAGGTTTTGACGTTTAG
- a CDS encoding hypothetical protein (High confidence in function and specificity) → MIALGSDHAGFQLKQEIKKYLDEKHIEYKDYGTYDENSCDYPDYASKTCEAVLSGECKLGILCCGTGIGMSIAANKIKGIRAACCSDYFSAKYTRAHNDANILCLGGRVVGAGLACELVDVFINTPFSNEEKHVRRISKIASLESK, encoded by the coding sequence ATGATAGCTCTCGGCAGCGATCACGCTGGTTTTCAGCTAAAACAAGAAATCAAAAAATATCTCGACGAGAAACATATCGAATACAAAGACTATGGCACTTATGACGAAAACTCCTGTGACTATCCAGATTATGCCTCAAAAACCTGTGAAGCCGTTTTGAGCGGTGAATGTAAATTGGGTATACTTTGCTGCGGCACTGGCATCGGAATGTCCATAGCCGCCAATAAAATAAAAGGTATACGCGCTGCATGCTGCTCAGATTATTTCAGCGCGAAGTATACCCGCGCCCACAACGATGCGAACATACTCTGCTTGGGCGGCAGGGTTGTAGGCGCCGGCCTCGCCTGTGAGCTTGTCGATGTTTTCATCAACACTCCATTCAGCAACGAAGAAAAGCATGTGCGCAGAATCTCAAAAATTGCTTCCCTTGAATCCAAATAA